The Novosphingobium terrae genome segment GGTCCAGTCGCCTTTCAGCACGACGACGCCGGCTTTGGCGAAGGCGTCACGGGTGGCTTCGCGCTCAATGGCGACGCGTTCGTTGACCTTGCAGGAAAGGCACCAGTCGGCGGTAAAATAGGCGAAGACGGGGTGGCCTTGCGCCAGCGCTTGATCGAGCGCCTGCTGGCTGAAGGGCTGGGTGGGCAGCAGGCCCTCGGCCTCGGCGCTGGGGGCATGGACGGTGCGCGGCAGGATCACGGCGGCGCACAGGCCCAGCACGGCGACCAGACCCAGCGCCCGCCGTCCGCCGCCCAGCGTGATGCGCTGGGTGCGGCCCAGATGCGTCAGGATGCCGACCAGCACGATGGCGAAGACCAGACAGGCACCGGCGAAGCTATAGCCACCAAGGCGGCTGGCCAGCCAGAACAGGCCCAGCGCGGTCAGGCCCATGGGCACGGCCATGGCCTTCTTGAACCAGCCCATCCACGGGCCGGGCTTGGGCAGGGCGCGGCGCAGCGCGGGGATATAGGCGATGGCGAGGAAGGGCAGGGCAATGCCGAAGCCCAGCGCCACGAAGAGCAGCATCGCCGGGGCAAAGGGCAGCAGCACCGCCGCGCCCATGGCGCCTGCCATAAAGGGCCCAGTGCAGGGGGTGGCCACAAAGGCGGCCAGCAGACCGGTGATGAAGGCGCCGCGCGCGGTGTTGCGTTTGCCGGGCAGGGCGCCGCCCTGCGTGGCGAAGCTGGGGGTCAGGAATTCGAACAGGCCCAGCAGATTGGCGGTGATCGCCACGGCGAGCAGCAGCAGCGCGGCCACCACGCCGGGCTCCTGAAGCTGGAAGGCCCAGCCCACTTGCTGCCCGCCCGCGCGCAGCGCCAGCAGCAGCGCGCCAAGCGCGGCGCAGGTGACGATCACGCCCGCCGAATAGGCCAGACCTTCCACGCGCGCTTCGGCCTCGCTCTCGCCAGCGCGGGCGAGGCTCAGCGCTTTCAGGCTAAGGATCGGGAAGACGCAGGGCATGATGTTGAGCAGCAATCCGCCCGCAATCGCCGCCAGCACCAGCAAGGGCAGCGGTGAAGGCTTGGGCGGAGCATCGGTGGCGGCGGTGTCGATCGGCGTGCCGTCCGTGGGCACGGCGCCCGGCACGGCGGCGATGGTCAGGCCGTCGCCATTGCGGTTGAGGCGCAGCACGGCATTGAAGCTGGCCGGATTGGCGGCGGCGCCCTGAGCGCGCTTCAGCGTGACGATCAGCGTGTCGCCGGAGCGGGCAAAACCCTGAGGCGCGGCATAGTCGATGGCGCGTTCGTCAGCCGAGAAGACATGCGGGCGCTCCAGCGCGGCACCGGCGGGGAAGGGGATGCCGAGGCGAAGCGTATCGCCCTGCACCGCGATATGGGCCTGAGAACCCAGCGGCGCGGGCAGCTTGGCGCGCCATGCATCGAAGCGGGCATCATGCTGCGCGGGGAAGGCCGAGATCTTCAGCGTGGTGGACAGATCGGCGCTTTCGGGCACGCAGATCTGCTCGGTGCAGGCCAGCCACTCGGCCTTCACCGAGATCGGCAGGGTGCTGCCCGGTTTTGCGTCGGCGGGCACGGTGAAGGGCACCAGCAGCGCATAATCCGACTGATAGACATGGTTCATCAGCCCGCTGACCACCAGCGTTTCGGGCACAGGATATTGCGGCGTCCCCGCGCTGGCTCCTGCGGGCAGATGCCATGTCAGCTGCAGGCCAAGGCCCGCATCGCCCGGATTGAGCCAATAGCCGTGCCAGCCCGCAGAAGGATGCATATCCAGCGCCAGCGTGGTCGCCTGCCCCGGCTGCACGGTGTTTTCGGCCACCAGCTGCGCCGCGATATGGGTGGGCTCTGCTGCCCGCGCCGGGGCCATGCCCATACCCATGCCGACGCCCAAGGCCGCCAGCAGCGCCATGCTCCACGCCATCAGCTGATGTGTCAGCTTTTCCAACGGGATCGGCAGCAGGGGGTGGCGTGAAGGCAGACGGACTGGCATGGGGAACTCCGGACAGGCAGGGTGCTTTCGCAACCGCGAAACATTGCCCTGTCATGCATATGTGACACGCATCTGCCGCGCTCGCCAGAATTTTGCAAGGAAAGCTCTGTGTATCCTATCACTTCACTAGGTTTTTCTTTTGCGCGGGGTTTCAATGTCCGCCGTCCGGGCGTTGCGCTGCTGGCTTTGCTGGCCACGCTGGGCGGCTGCACGCAGGACCATCCCCGTTCCACACCTGTCGCCCAAAGCGCCCCCGCGCCCGAACCCACAGCGCCTCCGAAGCTGGTGGTGGCGATCTCCATCGACCAGTTCTCTGCCGACCTTTTCGCCCAATATCGCCAGCATTTCACCGGCGGCTTTGCGCGGCTGATGCAGGGCGCGGTCTTCCCCAGCGCCTTCCAGAGCCATGCCGCCACGGAAACCTGCCCGGGCCACTCCACCCTGCTGACGGGCGCTCACCCCAGCCGCACCGGCATCATCGCCAACAACTGGTTCGATCTGGACGCCAAGCGCGCCGACAAGCGCGTCTATTGCGCCGAGGATGAGAAAGACCCGCAATCCTCGGTGGAAGACCCGGTGGTTTCGGCGGTGCATCTGCGCGTGCCCACGCTGGGCGAGCGGATGAAGGCGGCCAATCTGGCCACGCGCAATGTGGCGGTGTCCGCCAAGGACCGTGCCGTGGTGATGATGGGGGGCCACACCATCGATGAAGGCTATTGGTGGAAGGGCGGGGCTTTCACCACCTTCCGGGGCCGCGAGCTGGCCCCCGCCGCCGTGGCTGAAAACAGCACCACCGCCGCGCTGATCGCCAGCGGCGCGCCCGAACTGCCGATCCCGGCATGGTGCGCCCCGCGTGACCGCGCCATTGAGGCGGGCGAGGCCGTGGTGGGCACCACCCGCTTCACCGTCGAGAAGAAGATGCCCGATACCTTCCGCGTCTCGCCGCGCATGGATGGGGCGACGCTTGATCTGGCGGCGCGGCTCACCAGCGATATGGCGCTGGGCAAGCGCGATGCCACCGATCTGCTGTCGGTCAGCCTTTCGGCCACCGATTACATCGGCCACGCCTATGGCAGCGAGGGCGTGGAGATGTGCGTGCAGATGGCGCAGCTCGATTCGCAGCTGGGGGCGTTTTTCAACCGGCTCGATGCGATGGGGCTGGATTATGCGGTGATGCTTTCGGCGGACCATGGCGGTCTCGACACGCCCGAGCGCCTCGCCGAGCAGGGCCTGCCGCGCGCGGGCCATGTCGATGTGGCGCTGGCGCCCAACCGGCTGTCGCAGGTGATTGCGGCCAGGCTGAACATCAAATCCGAAGCCCCGATCATCCGCGCAGACGGGCCTTTCGGTGACTATTACATCAGCCATGACCTGACGCCCAACCAGCGCGAGAAGGTGCAGGATCTGCTGGTCGCCCTGCTGAAGGCCCACCCGCAGGTAGCCTATGTCTTTACCAAGGAAGAGATCGCCCGCACGCCTCTGCCCGCCGCCAACCCGCAGGACTGGACGATGCGCGAACGCGCCCGCGCCTCCTTCGATCCCGAGCGGACGGGCGATGTCTATGTGATGCTCAACCGCGCGGTGGTGCCGATCATTGCCTCGCGTCCCGGCTACACCGCCACCCATGGCAGCCCCTATGATTACGACCGCCGCGTGCCGCTGCTGTTCTGGCGCAAGGGTCTGCCCGGCATGGAGCAGCCCCAGCCGGTGGAGACGGTCGATATCGCCCCCACGCTGGCGGCGCTGATCGGGCTGAAGGTGCCGCAGGGCGCGTTCGATGGCCGCTGTCTGGATGTGGATGGTGGACCGGGCAACTCCTGCGTGCCAAAGTGACCTACCCCCAAACACAGGTTGGCTGGATGGCCATCATCTCCTAAGGGGGTGCCCATGAGCACTGCGAACACTGAGAGCCCGAACGTCACAGACCATCGCGATCTGGTCATTC includes the following:
- a CDS encoding alkaline phosphatase family protein — translated: MTSLGFSFARGFNVRRPGVALLALLATLGGCTQDHPRSTPVAQSAPAPEPTAPPKLVVAISIDQFSADLFAQYRQHFTGGFARLMQGAVFPSAFQSHAATETCPGHSTLLTGAHPSRTGIIANNWFDLDAKRADKRVYCAEDEKDPQSSVEDPVVSAVHLRVPTLGERMKAANLATRNVAVSAKDRAVVMMGGHTIDEGYWWKGGAFTTFRGRELAPAAVAENSTTAALIASGAPELPIPAWCAPRDRAIEAGEAVVGTTRFTVEKKMPDTFRVSPRMDGATLDLAARLTSDMALGKRDATDLLSVSLSATDYIGHAYGSEGVEMCVQMAQLDSQLGAFFNRLDAMGLDYAVMLSADHGGLDTPERLAEQGLPRAGHVDVALAPNRLSQVIAARLNIKSEAPIIRADGPFGDYYISHDLTPNQREKVQDLLVALLKAHPQVAYVFTKEEIARTPLPAANPQDWTMRERARASFDPERTGDVYVMLNRAVVPIIASRPGYTATHGSPYDYDRRVPLLFWRKGLPGMEQPQPVETVDIAPTLAALIGLKVPQGAFDGRCLDVDGGPGNSCVPK
- a CDS encoding protein-disulfide reductase DsbD family protein; the protein is MPVRLPSRHPLLPIPLEKLTHQLMAWSMALLAALGVGMGMGMAPARAAEPTHIAAQLVAENTVQPGQATTLALDMHPSAGWHGYWLNPGDAGLGLQLTWHLPAGASAGTPQYPVPETLVVSGLMNHVYQSDYALLVPFTVPADAKPGSTLPISVKAEWLACTEQICVPESADLSTTLKISAFPAQHDARFDAWRAKLPAPLGSQAHIAVQGDTLRLGIPFPAGAALERPHVFSADERAIDYAAPQGFARSGDTLIVTLKRAQGAAANPASFNAVLRLNRNGDGLTIAAVPGAVPTDGTPIDTAATDAPPKPSPLPLLVLAAIAGGLLLNIMPCVFPILSLKALSLARAGESEAEARVEGLAYSAGVIVTCAALGALLLALRAGGQQVGWAFQLQEPGVVAALLLLAVAITANLLGLFEFLTPSFATQGGALPGKRNTARGAFITGLLAAFVATPCTGPFMAGAMGAAVLLPFAPAMLLFVALGFGIALPFLAIAYIPALRRALPKPGPWMGWFKKAMAVPMGLTALGLFWLASRLGGYSFAGACLVFAIVLVGILTHLGRTQRITLGGGRRALGLVAVLGLCAAVILPRTVHAPSAEAEGLLPTQPFSQQALDQALAQGHPVFAYFTADWCLSCKVNERVAIEREATRDAFAKAGVVVLKGDWTRRDPAITRYLTTRGAAGVPLYVWYGRGSASTPQSLPQVLTPKTLTDLASR